The following is a genomic window from Hymenobacter gelipurpurascens.
GGCGAATGATGTGCTGGTACAACCCGTTCTCGCCGCCAACCCTACGCTCACCGAATACGCGCCTTTATCAGGGCAGCTGAAAGCCCTGGCTACTCTATCATTGGAGCGCCTGACGCTGCTGGAAAAAGGCCAGGCGCCTTCCGCTTCCGCGCAGGCGGCGGCCCTCAAACAGTTGGATGCCGCGAAGGCGCCGGCCGGCCAAACGGAGCTGGCCATCGTCCCGGCAGTGCGCAGGCTCGTAGAAGCCAAGTAACGCACCTATTCTCCCCCGCTATGAAACGCTCCTGCCTGGCCGCCTTGCTGCTACTGGCCGCCTGCCAACGCCCACAGCCTGAAGCTGCTGACCCCACTCGCACCGGCGAAAGCACCGAGCCTGCCCTTAGTGCTGCCGGGGCGGCTACGTTGCAGCGTGTGGGCCCTTTTCTACGGGGAGTATGGGTAAAATCAGCTTATCTGGAAGCTGTAGCTCGTAGCAAGTCACCTATTAAGGCTGCCGATCAGCTTACGGATGTAGTTGCCCTGTCTATTGATCCTGGAAAAGCCGCCGGTGACAGCCTTCGCGTAGAGGCCAACATCAATAACCACGAGGGCACCTCTTTTCAGGCTCTTCTGCGGGCGGGCCGCCAGACTACCTCACTTCCTACCAACTGGCCCGATTATCAGCAGCCGGCTAATTTCCATGAGCTAAGCTACCATCTCACACCCACCGATACGTTTCTGTTGCTCAACAAGTACAACCCTCAGAAGCGCCTGATACAGTCGGTGCGGTACACGCGCATTCCAGGCGTCCCGCAGACGGCTACGGCCGCTTCAGATGGCCTGCAGCGCGTGGTAAACCGGCAGCTGCTGGCCGGTACTTACACCGCTACCGATGCCAAGGGCAGTAAAAAGCAGGTGCAGTTTTCTCCTGCCGGCCAGGTAGATGGCCTGGACGGATTCCGCCAGTACTACATTGCCACCGACTTCGTGGTAACTGTGGAAAACAACCTCGATAACCTGATTTTCGACCTCGGTACGAAGCGGCAGCAGGATTTCGTGTACACCATCAGCCGAGACACGGTGCGGCTCTACCAGGCTCGCGTGCAGGACCCCGATCTACTGCGTGGTCCGCTGCAGTACACGCTCGTTCGGGTCCGTTAGCCGGCAGCAAGCGCTGGGCCCTAGGCCTATTTTCCTATTCCTTGCTGGCCTACGTAGCTTCCTGAGCCCACGGCTTGCCGCCGTGGGCTTTTTGCTGTGCTCAACACTCTGTATTCCTATCCGCTTTGCCTGGGCAACTAGGTAGCACCGGCTAGGCCTGTGTGCCCAAAAATCCGGCGGATATCCTGCCCATGAATTTGGACCAAGGCAGAACGCATGCACTGGTACCGGAGAAGCTCAGCCATTCAGAATCTTCATAATTCACGTAGCACGCACCCAGGTTAGAGAGGCGCTGAGAGCCAAAAACGCTCCGGAATGCGGCAGATGCAAGCAATGCTTTTGTGGGCAGATACTTGGTTCCTTCATAACGTCTTCATTTGGCGACGCTTGTTTTGTGCTCAATAAGTACATCACACAGGCTATGCGGCACCCGTTGTTTCCCTTGATTTTGCTCCCCCAAACTGAAGTAGGCCCCAGCACACGAGCTGGCATTCATAGGCCCGTTGCCTGAGCAAATTCAACCACGTGGTTAGCCGATTTCCTTGGCTTTAGCGCGTGAATCCGGCCGCTAGTGGCCTACAACAGGCCTAGGCCAGTGCTCCTGGTTAGCTAACTCCTCCCAGACTCATCACCATTACTCATATGAAAAGAAGGTTCCTGCTCATGTTCATGGGCATCGGTCTCCTGTACGGCGGTACAGGCTGCGCAGAAAAACACGTGGAAAAAGAAGAGGCCACCAAATTTCTGGTTACCAGCCCTCTGCAGAAAGACACGACCATCACCAAAGAGTATGTGTCGCAGATCCATGCCTACCAGCACATTGAGGTGCGGGCGCTGGAAAAGGGCTACCTGCAGAAGATTTATGTAGATGAAGGCCAGCACGTGCAGCAGGGGCAGCTGATGTTTCAGATTATGCCCATGGTGTACAAAGCCGAGCTGCAGAAATCGAAAGCCGAAGCCAACTACGTGAGCCTGGAGTACCAGAACACCAAGCAGTTGGCTGATAAGAATGTGGTATCGAAAAACGAGCTGGCGCTGGCCCAGGCCAAGCTGGATAAGGCCAACGCCGAGGTAGGCCTGGCCAAAACACACCTCGACTTCACCACCATCAAGGCGCCCTTCAGCGGCATCATGGACCATTTCCAGGCCCGGTTGGGTAGCCTCGTGGATGAGGGTGACCTGCTGACTACGCTCTCCGACAACAGCAAAATGTGGGTGTACTTCAACGTTCCCGAGGCCGAGTACCTGGCCTACAAAGCCCACGCCCGCACCAAAGACGAGACGAAAGTGAAGCTGATGATGGCCAACAACGAGGTATTTAAATACCCCGGCGTGGTACAGACTATTGAGGCCGACTTCAACAACGAAACCGGCAACATCGCCTTCCGGGCCACTTTCCCCAACCCCGACGGGCTGCTGCGCAACGGCGAAACCGGCTCGGTTCTGATGACGGTGCCGCTGAAGAACGCCGTGATTATCCCACAGAAAGCCACTTTCGAAGTACTCGAAAAGAAGTTTGTGTACGTGGTAGACGCCAAGAACAAGGTGCACCAGACCGAGGTCACCGTGGCCTCCGAAATGCCCGACCTCTACATCATTTCGGCCGGTCTCAAAGCCACCGACAAAATCATGCTCGAAGGCATCCGCAAGGTGAAGGAAGGTGACAAGATCAGCTTCACCTACGAGGAGCCGAAGACCGTGATTTCGCATCTGAAAGTGTACTCCGAATAGAATTTGGTACACCATCATCGCCACGAACAGCTAGATCATGTTCAGTAAATTCATTCGCAGACCCGTGTTTGCCATCGTTATATCGGTGGTCATCATGTTCCTGGGTATTCTGGCAATCAATACGTTGCCAACGTCTCAGTTCCCCGAGATTTCGCCGCCCATGGTAATGGTAAGCACGGCGTACCCGGGCGCCAGCGCCAAGGTTTTGACAGAATCGGTACTTATTCCGCTGGAGCAGGCCATCAATGGCGTACCCGGTATGAAGTACATGACTTCCGACGCCGTATCGGCCGGCGAAGCCAACATTCAGATCGTTTTCAACCTCGGTACCGACCCGGAGCAGGCGGTAGTAAACGTCAACACCCGCATTGCCCAGATTCTGAACCGCTTGCCGGTGCTGGTGCAGCGTGAAGGTGTGGTAGTAAACCGCGTGGTGCCCAACATGCTGATGTATGTAAACCTCTACAGCAAAGACAAGAATACCGATATGCGGTACCTCTTCAACTTTGCCGGGGTAAACATGCTGCCCGAAATTCAGCGCATCAACGGCGTGGGGCGGGCCAGCATTCTGGGCTCGCGCCAGTACGCCATGCGTATCTGGCTGAAGCCGGACCGCATGCGGGCCTACAGCCTATCCGTGGATGATGTGATGGAAGCTCTCAACGACCAGAGCGTAATTGGCTCGCCGGGTCGTATTGGCCGTTCCGACGGTAAGGAGGCCTCGGCGCTGGAATACGTGCTGACCTACAAAGGCCGCTTCAACGATGTGGAGGAGTATAAGAACGTCATCATCAAAGCCAACGCCAACGGCGAAACGCTCCGCCTCAAGGACGTGGCCAACGTGGAGCTGGGCTCGGAATTCTACGACATCTACTCCAACCTCGATGGCTACCCCTCGGCGGCCATCATGCTCAAGCAGACCTATGGCTCCAACGCGCTGGATGTAATTAAGAGCGTGAAGGAAAAGCTGGAGGAGCTGAAGAAAACTATGCCCCCCGGCATGGACTACAAAATCAGCTACGACGTGTCGAACTTCCTCGATGCCTCTACTGAAAACGTAATTCACACCTTGCGCGACGCCTTTATTCTGGTGGCCCTGGTGGTATTCCTATTCCTCGGCGACTGGCGCTCTACGCTGATTCCGATTATTGCGGTGCCGGTGTCGTTGGTGGGCGCTTTCATGGCCATGCAGGCGTTTGGGCTCACCATCAACATGATTACCCTGTTTGCGCTGGTACTGGCTATTGGTATCGTAGTCGATGACGCCATTGTGGTGGTGGAAGCCGTGCACGCCAAAATGGAGGAAAAACACCTCTCGCCTTACGGTGCAGTACGCGAGGTAATCGGCGAAATCAGCGGGGCCATTATCGCCATTACCATCCTGATGACGGCGGTATTCGTGCCGGTAGCCTTCATGAGCGGTCCGGTGGGCATTTTCTACCGTCAGTTTTCCATCACAATGGCCGCCAGCATCGTGATTTCGGGCGTTGTGGCCCTGACACTGACGCCGGTGCTGTGCGCCATGATCCTGAAGAACAACCACGGCCAACCCCGCAAGAAAACGCCCATCAACCGGTTTATCGACTGGTTTAACCGCGGCTTCGAGCGCCTAACCGGCCGCTACACCAACCTACTGGAAAAGGTAGTGGACCGCCGCGTCCTCACGTTCGCAGTACTGATTGCCTTCGGACTGGGCATCTTCGGTATCTCTACCACGCTGCCTTCGGGCTTTATTCCGGCCGAGGACCAGGGCATGATTTACGCCGTGCTACAGACGCCGCCCGGCTCCACCCTGGAGCGCACCAACGACCTCTCGCAGCGGCTGCAGAAGCTGGCCGAGAAGGTGCCCGGCATCGAAAGCATTTCCACGCTTGCTGGCTACGAGATTCTGACCGAAGGCCGGGGCTCCAACGCGGGTACCTGTATCATCAGCCTCAAGCCCTGGAATGAGCGCAAGGAATCGGTGCACGACGTTATCATGTCCCTGGAAGAAAAAGCCAAGGAGATACCCGGCGCGACCATCGAGTTCTTTGAGCCCCCAGCAGTACCGGGCTACGGCGCGGCAGGTGGCTTCCAGCTCCAGATGCTCGATAAAA
Proteins encoded in this region:
- a CDS encoding efflux RND transporter periplasmic adaptor subunit; this translates as MKRRFLLMFMGIGLLYGGTGCAEKHVEKEEATKFLVTSPLQKDTTITKEYVSQIHAYQHIEVRALEKGYLQKIYVDEGQHVQQGQLMFQIMPMVYKAELQKSKAEANYVSLEYQNTKQLADKNVVSKNELALAQAKLDKANAEVGLAKTHLDFTTIKAPFSGIMDHFQARLGSLVDEGDLLTTLSDNSKMWVYFNVPEAEYLAYKAHARTKDETKVKLMMANNEVFKYPGVVQTIEADFNNETGNIAFRATFPNPDGLLRNGETGSVLMTVPLKNAVIIPQKATFEVLEKKFVYVVDAKNKVHQTEVTVASEMPDLYIISAGLKATDKIMLEGIRKVKEGDKISFTYEEPKTVISHLKVYSE
- a CDS encoding efflux RND transporter permease subunit; its protein translation is MFSKFIRRPVFAIVISVVIMFLGILAINTLPTSQFPEISPPMVMVSTAYPGASAKVLTESVLIPLEQAINGVPGMKYMTSDAVSAGEANIQIVFNLGTDPEQAVVNVNTRIAQILNRLPVLVQREGVVVNRVVPNMLMYVNLYSKDKNTDMRYLFNFAGVNMLPEIQRINGVGRASILGSRQYAMRIWLKPDRMRAYSLSVDDVMEALNDQSVIGSPGRIGRSDGKEASALEYVLTYKGRFNDVEEYKNVIIKANANGETLRLKDVANVELGSEFYDIYSNLDGYPSAAIMLKQTYGSNALDVIKSVKEKLEELKKTMPPGMDYKISYDVSNFLDASTENVIHTLRDAFILVALVVFLFLGDWRSTLIPIIAVPVSLVGAFMAMQAFGLTINMITLFALVLAIGIVVDDAIVVVEAVHAKMEEKHLSPYGAVREVIGEISGAIIAITILMTAVFVPVAFMSGPVGIFYRQFSITMAASIVISGVVALTLTPVLCAMILKNNHGQPRKKTPINRFIDWFNRGFERLTGRYTNLLEKVVDRRVLTFAVLIAFGLGIFGISTTLPSGFIPAEDQGMIYAVLQTPPGSTLERTNDLSQRLQKLAEKVPGIESISTLAGYEILTEGRGSNAGTCIISLKPWNERKESVHDVIMSLEEKAKEIPGATIEFFEPPAVPGYGAAGGFQLQMLDKTATGDYKALEKVNEEFMAALKKRKELSGLFTFFSANYPQYELQIDNQLAMQKGVSIGNAMNTLSIMVGSTYELGFIKYQRFFKVFVQASPEYRRLPKDILDMWVKNDKGEMVPFSAFMKIVKGQGANEINRYNMYPTASIRGDAAPGYSSGEAIKAVQEVAAKTLPRGYDIDWGGLSKDEVSRGNEAIYIFLIVLGFVYLVLAAQYESFLLPLSVILSLPAGIFGSFLLIKTMGLANNIYAQVGLVMLVGLLGKNAVLIVEFAVQKHEEGMTVREAAIEGAKVRFRPILMTSFAFIAGLIPLVIATGAGAIGNRTIGTAALGGMLFGTVFGVILVPGLYYIFGTLAAGRKLIQDENENPLSEFEPHVLVEEIPSHA